In Lentibacillus sp. JNUCC-1, the genomic window CTGAAATCGGAACACGGAAAGTCATTCAAGAACATTCAACCATCGGGGTTATTGTAACTACAGATGGATCAATTGGTGATCTGCCGCGTTCAGATTATGAACCAGCAGAAGCAAGAGTTGTTGAGGAATTGAAAGAAGTAGGCAAACCATTTATCATGGTGGTTAATTCGGTTCGACCAACAAGTCAGGAAACTGAACTGCTCAGACAGGAACTGGCGGAAACCTATGATATACCAGTTCTGGCTATGAGCGTTGAAACGATGGAAGAACATGATGTCTATAATGTGTTGCGGGAAGCATTGTATGAGTTTCCTGTCCTGGAAGTAAACGTTAATCTGCCCAGTTGGGTAATGGTACTCCGTGAAGATCATTGGCTGCGGCAAAATTATCAGGAAGCTATTCAAAACACCGTTCAGAATATTAAAAGGCTCAGAGACGTCGATTCAATCATGGGTGACTTTGATGAGTATGAATACATTGAACGGGCGAATCTCGCTGGTATGGAGCTTGGGGAAGGAATTGCTGAAATAGACTTACATGCTCCAGATGCATTATATGATCATATTCTGAAAGAAATTGTAGGGGAAGAAATACGGGGGAAAGATCATTTGCTGGAGCTGATGCAGGATTTTGCGCATGCTAAAAGGGAATATGATCAGGTCTCAGGAGCTTTGCAAATGGTGAAACAAACTGGCTATGGCATTGCAGCTCCGACTCTTGAAGACATGGTCCTGGATGAACCTGAAATTATCAGGCAAGGCTCAAGGTATGGTGTTCGGTTGAAAGCAGTAGCACCATCCATTCATATGTTAAAGGTGGAAGTGGAGTCGGAATTCGCCCCCATCATCGGAACAGAGAAACAAAGTGAAGAGCTGGTGCGGTATCTGATGCAGGATTTTGAAGATGACCCTTTATCAATATGGGAATC contains:
- the spoIVA gene encoding stage IV sporulation protein A produces the protein MERVDIFSDISKRTNGDIYLGIVGAVRTGKSTFIKKFMELVVLPGIEEEGARNRAHDELPQSAAGRTIMTTEPKFVPNQAVSVQVDEGLDVNVRLVDCVGYAVEGAKGFEDENGPRMIHTPWYEEPIPFHDAAEIGTRKVIQEHSTIGVIVTTDGSIGDLPRSDYEPAEARVVEELKEVGKPFIMVVNSVRPTSQETELLRQELAETYDIPVLAMSVETMEEHDVYNVLREALYEFPVLEVNVNLPSWVMVLREDHWLRQNYQEAIQNTVQNIKRLRDVDSIMGDFDEYEYIERANLAGMELGEGIAEIDLHAPDALYDHILKEIVGEEIRGKDHLLELMQDFAHAKREYDQVSGALQMVKQTGYGIAAPTLEDMVLDEPEIIRQGSRYGVRLKAVAPSIHMLKVEVESEFAPIIGTEKQSEELVRYLMQDFEDDPLSIWESDIFGRSLSSIVREGIQGKISLMPEHTRYKLKETLERMINEGSRGLIAIIL